One genomic region from Chloroflexota bacterium encodes:
- a CDS encoding DJ-1/PfpI family protein: MQSSSSQPSATEDRARTPLRIAVSRVLLALTLLLAFVLPPLLIGGANAARASLSMRSGPPAPLDTPLPERPAHDPSKLTAVVVAGNVATESSDLMGPYETLVTSGRFNVYVAAPERILSPLFPGDLSIVPHYSFAEYDAAFGGKVDLVVVPYIPQADAEDAAVARWIRAKADSGSTLLSICAGALAVAESGAIDGRSSTTHHFSISLGERQYPAVHWVRGQRYVDDGQFISSAGVTSGVDATLHTLDRMFGRATALHTAQAIGYPHTRFLDDTALTIRLRDDTGVWPSFYTVDRAEIGLLFYDGVRELEIASVIDAYPRTMAAAIRTLAAERTIVRSQHGLDLVPRADLSTAPALDRLLVPGSGPVGDDAAAVQAWAAQQNGLAVEMIHAAGGYPYDATLRDIARAHGAGVAAAVANTLEYPTRDLVLDGPAVRLDLLVRPLVLGLLGLAAALWLRRRLASRASALSPRLRPRLLAGGRFVLHFGEMSLAMLLGMVVFHLLAGGRPGQGGTASGSAAFLVAWELGMMVFMTVPMVAWMRVRGHSWQDGLEMSVGMLAPVIAIDLLLVAGLGGPWPWLQHLSGPAMLLGMLAVMLARLDRYAGHAHHTHGNAEVRPLANA, translated from the coding sequence ATGCAGTCCTCGTCTTCGCAGCCGTCAGCCACGGAAGACCGTGCGCGCACGCCACTTCGCATCGCCGTCTCACGGGTACTCCTGGCGCTGACGCTGCTGCTGGCCTTCGTGCTGCCGCCGCTGCTCATCGGCGGGGCCAACGCGGCCCGGGCATCGTTGAGCATGCGGTCCGGCCCACCCGCGCCGCTCGACACGCCGCTGCCCGAGCGCCCAGCCCACGATCCTTCAAAGCTGACGGCCGTGGTGGTGGCGGGCAACGTCGCCACCGAAAGCTCGGACCTGATGGGGCCATACGAGACGCTGGTGACGTCCGGCCGGTTCAACGTCTACGTGGCCGCCCCCGAGCGTATCCTCTCGCCGCTCTTTCCCGGCGATCTCAGCATCGTCCCGCACTACTCGTTCGCGGAGTACGATGCAGCGTTCGGCGGCAAGGTGGATCTCGTCGTCGTGCCCTACATCCCACAGGCCGATGCCGAGGATGCGGCTGTTGCCCGCTGGATTCGGGCGAAGGCAGACAGCGGGAGCACCCTGCTGTCGATCTGCGCCGGCGCGCTGGCCGTCGCCGAATCTGGGGCGATTGACGGCCGCTCGTCTACGACTCATCACTTCTCGATCTCCCTGGGCGAGCGACAGTACCCGGCCGTCCACTGGGTGCGCGGTCAGCGCTACGTGGACGACGGCCAGTTCATCTCGTCGGCTGGCGTGACCTCCGGCGTGGACGCAACGCTCCACACGCTCGACCGGATGTTTGGGCGGGCGACGGCCCTGCACACGGCCCAGGCGATAGGCTATCCGCATACCCGCTTCCTCGACGATACCGCGCTCACCATTCGCCTCCGCGACGACACCGGTGTCTGGCCGAGCTTCTACACCGTGGACCGCGCCGAGATCGGGTTGCTGTTCTACGACGGTGTCCGTGAGCTGGAGATCGCGTCGGTCATCGACGCCTACCCACGCACGATGGCCGCTGCCATCCGCACCCTGGCAGCCGAGCGCACCATCGTTCGCTCGCAACACGGACTCGACCTGGTCCCGCGTGCCGATCTCTCGACGGCCCCGGCCCTGGATCGGCTGCTCGTGCCGGGCAGCGGGCCGGTCGGAGACGACGCGGCAGCCGTGCAGGCGTGGGCGGCACAGCAGAACGGGCTGGCCGTCGAGATGATCCACGCTGCTGGCGGCTACCCGTACGACGCGACGCTTCGGGACATCGCTCGCGCTCACGGGGCCGGGGTGGCTGCTGCCGTGGCGAATACGCTGGAGTACCCGACGCGCGATCTCGTGCTCGACGGGCCGGCTGTGCGACTCGATCTGCTGGTTCGACCACTCGTGCTCGGGCTGCTGGGCCTGGCGGCGGCGCTGTGGCTGCGCCGCCGCCTCGCCAGCCGGGCCTCGGCACTGTCGCCACGGCTGCGCCCGCGGCTCCTCGCCGGCGGGCGCTTCGTCCTGCACTTCGGCGAGATGTCGCTGGCGATGCTGCTCGGGATGGTGGTGTTTCACCTGCTGGCCGGCGGCCGCCCAGGTCAGGGTGGGACAGCGAGCGGTTCGGCGGCGTTCCTGGTAGCCTGGGAGCTGGGCATGATGGTCTTCATGACCGTGCCGATGGTGGCCTGGATGCGGGTGCGCGGCCACTCCTGGCAGGACGGCCTGGAGATGTCCGTCGGGATGCTGGCCCCGGTCATCGCCATCGATCTGCTGCTGGTGGCCGGGTTGGGCGGGCCGTGGCCCTGGCTTCAGCATCTGAGTGGTCCGGCCATGCTGCTCGGGATGCTGGCGGTGATGCTGGCCCGACTGGACCGCTACGCGGGGCACGCTCACCACACGCACGGGAATGCGGAGGTCCGCCCACTGGCGAACGCCTGA
- the rpsD gene encoding 30S ribosomal protein S4 encodes MARSRAPKFKQSRRFGFDIFGTGGAQLARRLDTPPGGSPGARQGPQRRRQTEYSRQLFEKQKVKAIYGVLERQFSRYIDEAEHSSHHTPAGTTLLTLLERRLDNVVYRLGLARSRPMARQLVGHGHVLVNGRRVDIPSFRVRPGMTVTLSAVALKMVTVEEELASGRLVPQWLRREGTTGHVVSQPERADVELPIDERLVIAFYSRR; translated from the coding sequence ATGGCTCGGTCACGCGCGCCCAAGTTTAAGCAGTCCAGGCGATTCGGGTTCGACATTTTCGGGACGGGCGGGGCGCAGCTTGCGCGCCGGCTCGACACCCCGCCGGGTGGCTCGCCCGGCGCTCGCCAGGGGCCGCAGCGCCGTCGGCAGACGGAGTACTCCCGTCAGCTGTTCGAGAAGCAGAAGGTCAAGGCGATCTACGGCGTCCTCGAGCGGCAGTTCTCCCGCTACATCGACGAGGCCGAGCACAGCAGCCACCACACCCCGGCCGGCACGACCCTCCTGACGCTGCTCGAGCGGCGCCTGGACAACGTGGTCTACCGCCTGGGCCTCGCGCGGAGCCGCCCGATGGCGCGCCAGTTGGTCGGGCACGGGCACGTGCTGGTGAACGGCCGGCGGGTCGACATCCCGTCGTTCCGGGTCCGCCCGGGCATGACGGTGACCCTCTCGGCGGTGGCGCTGAAGATGGTGACCGTCGAGGAGGAGCTGGCGTCTGGCCGGCTGGTGCCGCAGTGGCTGCGCCGCGAGGGTACGACGGGCCACGTCGTCTCGCAGCCGGAGCGGGCGGACGTCGAGCT